Proteins co-encoded in one Armatimonadota bacterium genomic window:
- a CDS encoding type I restriction endonuclease subunit R translates to MKRALYESEVESVALSWLEWLGWTIKHGPEIAPDGLFAERQDYREVVLTQRLRDAMARLNPDLPQEALEDAFRKITNPEGATLEARNRAFHRMLVDGVTVEYRRPDGTIAGAQTRVLDFEDPENNDWLAVNQFTVSENRHTRRPDIVLFVNGLPLAIIELKNPADEEATIWTAFQQLQTYKAELPSLFSLNELLVISDGLEARLGTLTAGREWFKPWRTISGKQVEDIGVSQLEVLLKGVFDRRRFLQLLRDFIVFEDDRSGKLDKKVAGYHQFHAVQVAVAETLRAAHLRAEADHVAEQSGRYEAGRKPGGKPGDRRIGVVWHTQGSGKSLTMVFYAGRIIREPAMENPTLVVLTDRNDLDDQLYGTFARCQGLLRQPPVQAESRAHLRELLSVQAGGVVFTTIQKFLPEERGDRHPILSERRNIVVIADEAHRSQYDFIDGFARHIRDALPNASFIAFTGTPLELEDRNTRLIFGDYISIYDIQRAVEDGATVPIYYESRLAKLELDEQERPRIDPEFEEVTEGEEVERKEKLKTKWAQLEAIVGAEKRIRLIAQDVVEHFERRLQALDGKAMVVCMSRRICVDLYREIVKLRPQWHHDDDDKGVVKVVMTGSASDPSDWQPHIRNKQRRELLANRFRNPNDPFEMVIVRDMWLTGFDCPSLHTMYLDKPMRGHGLMQAIARVNRVFRDKPGGLVVDYLGLAHELKQALATYTESGGTGWTAISQEKAVTVMLEKYEVCSDLFHGFDWSRWKTGRPEERLSLLPAAQEHILGQEDGKERLLAAVRDLSRAFALAVPHEEAMRIRDDVAFFQAVRAALVKRAPGEPKAEEELDQAIRQIVSRAVAPEGMVDLFAAAGLKKPDISILSDEFLAEVRGMEHKNLAVELLRKLLAGEIRTRRRKNVVQARSFAELLEQAIRRYENRAIEAAQVIEELIALAKEMREADQRGEALGLTEEELAFYDALETNDSAVKVLGEPTLRRIAQELVRTVRDNVTVDWTVRESVRAQLRVVVKRILRKYGYPPDKQEKATLTVLEQAEALSEVWAQAA, encoded by the coding sequence ATGAAGAGAGCGTTGTACGAGTCAGAAGTCGAATCGGTTGCCCTTTCGTGGCTGGAATGGCTCGGCTGGACGATCAAGCACGGCCCGGAGATCGCCCCGGATGGGCTGTTTGCCGAGCGGCAGGACTACCGCGAGGTGGTGTTGACGCAGCGGCTGCGAGATGCCATGGCACGGCTGAACCCGGACCTGCCCCAGGAGGCGCTGGAGGATGCTTTCCGCAAGATTACAAATCCCGAGGGCGCCACGCTCGAAGCCCGCAACCGTGCATTCCACCGGATGCTCGTGGACGGTGTGACCGTAGAGTACCGACGACCCGACGGAACCATCGCCGGGGCACAAACGCGAGTCCTCGACTTCGAAGATCCGGAAAACAACGATTGGCTGGCGGTGAACCAGTTTACGGTCAGCGAGAATCGCCACACGCGCCGGCCAGACATCGTCCTGTTCGTCAACGGGCTCCCTCTTGCCATCATCGAATTGAAGAATCCCGCCGACGAGGAGGCCACCATCTGGACGGCCTTCCAGCAACTCCAGACCTACAAAGCCGAGCTGCCGTCGCTCTTTTCGCTCAATGAACTGCTGGTCATCTCCGACGGGCTCGAGGCGCGCCTCGGTACCCTCACAGCCGGTCGGGAATGGTTCAAGCCTTGGCGTACGATCTCGGGGAAACAGGTCGAGGATATCGGGGTGTCGCAGCTCGAGGTCCTGCTGAAGGGTGTCTTCGACCGCAGGCGCTTTCTTCAACTCCTGCGAGATTTCATCGTCTTCGAGGATGATAGAAGCGGGAAACTCGACAAGAAGGTTGCAGGATACCACCAGTTCCACGCGGTTCAGGTGGCTGTGGCCGAAACACTCCGGGCAGCACATTTGCGAGCCGAGGCCGATCACGTGGCCGAGCAATCTGGCCGCTATGAGGCAGGCCGAAAACCCGGCGGGAAACCTGGCGACCGTCGAATCGGTGTTGTCTGGCACACGCAGGGATCCGGCAAGAGCCTCACCATGGTGTTTTACGCAGGGCGGATCATCCGCGAACCAGCGATGGAAAATCCGACCCTTGTCGTCCTCACCGACCGCAACGACCTGGACGATCAACTCTACGGCACCTTCGCCCGCTGCCAGGGTCTCCTGCGCCAGCCGCCGGTGCAGGCCGAAAGCCGCGCCCACCTGCGCGAATTGCTCTCCGTGCAGGCGGGCGGGGTGGTCTTCACCACGATCCAGAAGTTCCTGCCGGAAGAACGCGGCGATCGCCACCCGATCCTTTCCGAGCGCCGCAACATCGTCGTCATTGCAGATGAAGCCCACCGCAGCCAGTACGACTTCATTGACGGCTTCGCCCGTCACATACGCGACGCGTTGCCGAACGCCTCGTTCATCGCCTTTACGGGCACGCCGCTCGAACTCGAAGACCGAAACACCCGTCTGATCTTCGGCGACTATATCTCCATTTACGACATCCAGCGCGCGGTCGAGGACGGGGCGACCGTGCCGATCTATTATGAGAGCCGCCTGGCCAAGCTCGAGCTGGATGAACAGGAGCGGCCGAGGATCGACCCAGAGTTCGAGGAAGTCACCGAGGGCGAGGAGGTCGAGCGGAAAGAGAAGCTCAAGACGAAGTGGGCGCAGCTCGAGGCGATTGTCGGGGCGGAGAAGCGGATTCGTCTGATCGCCCAGGACGTCGTGGAGCACTTCGAGCGACGCCTCCAGGCGTTGGACGGGAAGGCCATGGTCGTGTGCATGAGCCGGCGCATCTGCGTGGATCTGTACCGTGAGATCGTGAAACTGCGGCCCCAGTGGCACCACGACGATGACGACAAAGGTGTGGTCAAGGTCGTCATGACCGGCTCGGCGTCCGACCCCTCGGACTGGCAACCCCATATTCGGAATAAACAGCGCCGCGAACTCCTCGCAAATCGCTTCCGGAATCCCAACGATCCCTTCGAGATGGTGATCGTGCGCGATATGTGGCTGACGGGGTTCGACTGCCCGAGCCTGCACACGATGTACCTGGACAAGCCCATGCGCGGTCACGGGCTCATGCAGGCCATCGCGCGCGTCAACCGCGTCTTCCGCGATAAGCCCGGCGGGCTCGTGGTGGATTACCTGGGTCTCGCCCACGAACTGAAGCAGGCGCTGGCGACCTATACCGAGAGCGGCGGGACCGGCTGGACGGCGATTTCGCAGGAGAAAGCGGTCACCGTCATGCTCGAAAAGTACGAGGTCTGCAGCGACCTCTTCCACGGCTTCGACTGGTCGCGCTGGAAGACAGGGCGCCCCGAGGAGCGCTTGAGTCTCCTCCCCGCTGCCCAGGAGCATATCCTTGGCCAGGAGGACGGAAAGGAGCGGCTACTTGCGGCGGTGCGGGATCTCTCGCGCGCCTTCGCCCTCGCTGTCCCCCACGAGGAGGCCATGCGGATCCGCGACGACGTGGCGTTCTTCCAGGCGGTGCGGGCCGCCCTGGTCAAGCGCGCGCCGGGAGAGCCGAAGGCCGAGGAGGAACTGGACCAGGCCATCCGCCAGATCGTCTCCCGTGCCGTGGCACCCGAGGGCATGGTGGACCTCTTTGCCGCCGCCGGCTTGAAGAAGCCCGACATCTCGATCCTTTCTGACGAGTTCCTGGCCGAGGTCCGGGGTATGGAGCACAAGAATCTGGCCGTGGAGCTTTTGCGCAAGCTCCTCGCCGGTGAGATCCGGACGCGGCGGCGGAAGAACGTCGTCCAGGCGCGGTCGTTCGCCGAGCTGCTCGAGCAGGCGATCCGGCGCTACGAGAACCGTGCCATCGAGGCGGCACAGGTGATCGAGGAGCTGATCGCCCTCGCCAAGGAGATGCGCGAAGCCGACCAGCGCGGCGAGGCGCTGGGGCTCACTGAAGAGGAGCTCGCCTTCTACGACGCGCTGGAGACCAACGACAGCGCGGTGAAGGTGCTGGGGGAGCCCACGCTGCGGCGGATCGCGCAGGAGCTGGTGCGCACCGTCCGGGACAACGTGACCGTGGACTGGACGGTGCGTGAGAGCGTGCGGGCGCAGCTTCGGGTGGTCGTCAAGCGCATCCTCCGAAAGTACGGCTACCCGCCGGACAAGCAGGAGAAGGCTACGCTCACAGTGCTTGAACAGGCGGAAGCGTTGTCGGAGGTGTGGGCGCAGGCGGCATGA
- a CDS encoding gamma-glutamyltransferase family protein encodes MIALRPLPTTRPPVMGRRYAVASGHHLASQAAARILEAGGTVVDAGVAAGLCLNVVQPDMTNVGGVAPIVVRRADGQVATISGLGRWPQAATVDELFRRGGDISSGILASVVPAALDAWVEALAAFGTMRFADVAAPAIELAEQGFPVNRFLHDNLASAAPALERWPSTRAVYLPRGRPPQVGEVLVQRELAATLRLLVEAEGTTTSRAQGLQAVRDRFYRGDIAQRLAAFCQQEGGLLTTDDLARFRVGQEPPVRTTYRGYDVFGCGPWCQGPVLLQALNILEGYDLASLPHKSADSLHLILQALLAAFADRHAYYGDPDFVPVPVDVLLSKGYAARWRDRIDPRRAFPGMPEPGDAGRPAAPVPPPEPRWAGGREGAADTSYVCIVDSDGNAFSATPSDGVLETPLVPGLGIVISPRGSQSWLDPFHPACVAPGKRPRLTPSPAVVTRADGFVLAFGTPGYDVQPQAMLQFLLNLIEYGMDPQEAVEAARVATYSFPASTHPHRYEPGLVRAEARIPEEVRADLQARGHRVESWPQWTPQAGGVCAALRDPAEGVVAAAADPRRLSYAVGW; translated from the coding sequence GTGATCGCGCTGCGACCTCTTCCCACCACGCGCCCGCCCGTGATGGGGCGCCGCTACGCGGTGGCCTCCGGCCACCACCTGGCCAGCCAGGCGGCGGCGCGGATCCTGGAGGCTGGGGGTACCGTGGTGGACGCCGGCGTGGCCGCCGGCCTGTGCCTCAACGTGGTGCAACCCGACATGACCAACGTGGGAGGGGTGGCGCCCATCGTGGTGCGCCGCGCCGACGGCCAGGTGGCGACCATCAGCGGCCTGGGGCGCTGGCCGCAGGCGGCCACGGTCGACGAGCTCTTCCGCCGCGGCGGGGACATCTCCAGCGGCATCCTGGCCAGCGTGGTCCCCGCCGCCCTGGACGCGTGGGTTGAAGCCCTGGCGGCCTTCGGCACCATGCGCTTCGCCGACGTCGCCGCCCCCGCCATCGAGCTGGCCGAGCAGGGGTTCCCCGTCAACCGGTTCCTCCACGACAATCTCGCCTCCGCCGCCCCCGCGCTGGAACGCTGGCCGTCCACCCGCGCCGTCTACCTTCCCCGCGGCCGCCCGCCGCAGGTGGGCGAGGTCCTGGTCCAGCGCGAGCTGGCCGCCACCCTGCGCCTGCTGGTGGAGGCCGAGGGCACGACCACCTCCCGGGCGCAGGGCCTGCAGGCGGTGCGCGACCGGTTCTACCGGGGCGACATCGCGCAGCGGCTGGCCGCGTTCTGTCAGCAAGAAGGGGGACTGCTGACCACCGACGACCTCGCCCGCTTCCGCGTCGGGCAGGAGCCTCCCGTGCGCACCACCTACCGGGGATACGACGTCTTCGGGTGCGGGCCGTGGTGCCAGGGCCCGGTGCTCCTGCAGGCCCTCAACATCCTAGAAGGCTATGACCTGGCCTCCCTCCCCCACAAGTCCGCCGACAGCCTCCACCTGATCCTGCAGGCGCTACTGGCGGCTTTCGCCGACCGCCACGCGTATTACGGGGACCCGGACTTCGTGCCGGTGCCGGTGGACGTGCTGCTGTCCAAAGGGTACGCTGCCAGGTGGCGGGACCGCATCGACCCCCGCCGGGCGTTCCCCGGCATGCCGGAACCTGGGGACGCAGGACGCCCCGCCGCCCCGGTTCCCCCACCCGAGCCCCGTTGGGCCGGCGGGCGGGAGGGAGCCGCCGACACCAGCTACGTGTGCATCGTCGACAGCGACGGCAACGCCTTTTCCGCCACGCCCAGCGACGGCGTGCTGGAGACACCTCTGGTGCCGGGGCTAGGGATCGTCATCTCGCCGCGGGGCAGCCAGTCCTGGCTGGACCCCTTCCACCCCGCCTGTGTGGCGCCGGGCAAGCGCCCCCGGCTGACCCCCAGCCCCGCCGTGGTGACCCGCGCGGACGGATTCGTCCTGGCCTTCGGGACGCCCGGCTACGACGTGCAGCCCCAGGCCATGCTGCAGTTTCTCCTCAACCTCATCGAGTACGGGATGGACCCCCAGGAGGCGGTGGAGGCGGCCCGGGTCGCCACCTACAGTTTCCCGGCCTCCACCCACCCCCACCGCTACGAGCCAGGCCTGGTGCGGGCCGAAGCGCGCATCCCCGAGGAAGTCCGTGCCGACCTGCAGGCCCGAGGCCACCGGGTGGAGTCCTGGCCCCAGTGGACGCCGCAGGCGGGCGGGGTCTGCGCGGCGCTGCGCGACCCCGCCGAGGGCGTGGTGGCCGCAGCCGCCGATCCCCGCAGGCTGTCCTACGCGGTGGGTTGGTAG
- a CDS encoding ABC transporter permease: MAVALLGAVVVAGFGLSWVPPYDPSAQNLSLTLHPPSLTPVRDQLHLLGTDKLGRDILSRLVVGLRISLLVGLAVVPLSAVAGLVAGLVTGFRRGWLDLVLMRVVDTQLAIPTLLLMIAVVAVLGTGLAQIILVLAVAGWPTYARVIRAEVLALAEREFVTAARAAGASERRILLHHVLPNVLPTMLVLATLQLPVVIIWEAALSFLGLGIQPPTPSLGQMLGESQEVVWQAWWMPTLPGLAITLVVLAFNLIGDRLRDVLDPRLRGQL, encoded by the coding sequence GTGGCAGTCGCGCTGCTCGGCGCGGTGGTCGTCGCCGGCTTCGGGTTGTCCTGGGTTCCGCCCTACGACCCGTCGGCCCAGAACCTCAGCCTGACGCTCCACCCTCCTTCCCTGACACCCGTGCGCGACCAGCTGCACCTGCTGGGGACGGACAAGCTCGGACGCGACATCCTCAGCCGCCTGGTGGTCGGTCTGCGCATCTCGCTGCTGGTGGGCCTGGCAGTGGTGCCCCTGTCCGCCGTCGCAGGCCTGGTGGCGGGGCTGGTCACCGGGTTCCGCCGGGGGTGGTTGGACCTGGTCCTGATGCGTGTCGTGGACACTCAACTGGCGATTCCTACCCTCCTGCTGATGATCGCCGTGGTCGCGGTGCTGGGCACCGGGCTCGCGCAGATCATCCTGGTCCTCGCCGTCGCGGGGTGGCCCACCTACGCCCGGGTGATCCGCGCCGAGGTCCTGGCGCTGGCCGAGCGCGAGTTCGTGACGGCCGCCCGGGCTGCCGGCGCGTCGGAGAGGAGGATCCTGCTACACCACGTGCTGCCCAACGTGCTCCCCACCATGCTGGTGTTGGCCACGCTGCAGCTGCCGGTGGTGATCATCTGGGAGGCCGCGCTCAGTTTCCTGGGGCTGGGGATCCAGCCGCCTACGCCCAGTCTGGGACAGATGCTCGGCGAGTCTCAGGAAGTCGTGTGGCAGGCGTGGTGGATGCCGACCCTTCCCGGATTGGCGATCACCCTGGTGGTCCTGGCCTTCAACCTGATCGGGGACCGGCTGCGGGATGTCCTCGACCCGCGGCTGCGTGGTCAGCTGTGA
- a CDS encoding ABC transporter permease, with product MGELAIRRLILSVTALLGVVSVVFVLLHASGDPVTLLVSQDATREDMERIRRAYGLDQPLGVQYLRYLARVARGDLGYSFRQGLPVAELIVERLRATFELALAGLAVAVGTGVTLGLVAAARRGSLWDTAAMTAALVGTSVPSFWLGLLLIIAFGVHLGWLPISGYGSLAHLLMPAVVLGGFYGAQISRLTRASLLEVLAQDYVRTARAKGLSSRAVLVRHGLRNALLPILTVLGMDFGRMLGGAVIVESIFAWPGMGRLAVQAVLARDFPVVQGVTIVGAAVFLTVNFVIDLLYGWVDPRLRATTARA from the coding sequence ATGGGTGAGCTGGCCATCCGGCGACTGATACTGTCGGTGACGGCGCTGCTGGGCGTGGTGTCAGTCGTCTTTGTCCTGCTGCACGCCAGCGGAGACCCCGTCACCCTCCTGGTATCCCAGGACGCCACGCGCGAGGACATGGAACGGATCCGCCGGGCCTACGGGCTGGACCAACCCCTGGGGGTGCAGTACCTCCGCTACCTGGCGCGGGTGGCCCGTGGAGACCTCGGCTACTCCTTCCGCCAGGGACTGCCCGTGGCCGAGCTCATCGTCGAGCGCCTGCGGGCGACCTTCGAACTGGCCCTGGCCGGCCTGGCGGTGGCGGTGGGCACGGGCGTAACGTTGGGCCTGGTGGCCGCCGCCCGCCGGGGGTCGCTGTGGGATACAGCTGCCATGACGGCAGCCCTGGTGGGCACCAGCGTGCCCAGCTTCTGGCTGGGGCTGCTGCTCATCATCGCGTTCGGGGTGCACCTGGGCTGGCTGCCCATCTCCGGGTACGGTAGCCTCGCCCACCTCCTCATGCCGGCCGTGGTCCTGGGCGGCTTCTACGGAGCGCAGATCAGCCGTCTGACCCGGGCCAGTCTGCTGGAGGTCCTGGCCCAGGACTACGTGCGCACCGCCAGGGCCAAAGGGCTGAGTTCCCGCGCAGTGCTGGTGCGCCACGGGCTGCGCAACGCGCTGCTGCCCATCCTCACGGTGCTGGGGATGGACTTCGGCCGCATGCTGGGCGGCGCGGTGATCGTGGAGTCCATCTTCGCCTGGCCCGGGATGGGACGGCTGGCGGTGCAGGCAGTGCTGGCTCGAGATTTCCCGGTGGTGCAGGGCGTCACCATCGTGGGGGCCGCCGTGTTCCTCACCGTGAACTTCGTCATCGACCTGCTGTATGGCTGGGTGGACCCTCGCCTTCGCGCAACCACGGCGCGGGCGTAG
- a CDS encoding ABC transporter substrate-binding protein → MRVVSAVVAAAVLLTVVGVGTWGQAQPRVPEALVVAQGVDIQTGDPHKTTLTHAMNVLANIYETLVRRDADLTLHPGLAVSWRAVDPTTWEFRLRQGVRFHNGEPFNAQAVKFSFERMLDPRTRWPGAGALRLVKSVTVVDDFTVRFTTERPWPLLPRFLGYYGMIVPPNYLAQNGDEALVRQPVGTGPYRFARWVRDDRVELEANSAYWGGRPQIGRVIFRAIPSESSRLAELLTGSVHLINLVPPELFRPLQLSGRAKLVPGKSLSVFFVIYNLVNIPRDKPLADRRVRQALNYAVDRQAILASVMRGVGSQVGTFCTEVMLGCDTSLAGFSYNPDRARALLREAGYADGVDFSITTTSGAYPGDRDITLAVADQLARVGVRARVNVTEYGVQLRTVQARQLAEDGWFTRFTDFFGLSHIIPFRAFYSRGEWSLWRPGNPQFDQLMESADTATDEARMREVSRRIQAMFVEEAPAISLFTAPNVYGMHRNLEWTPRPDLLLTMVDAAWK, encoded by the coding sequence GTGCGCGTGGTGTCCGCGGTGGTTGCAGCGGCGGTCCTGCTCACAGTCGTGGGCGTCGGGACCTGGGGCCAGGCCCAGCCCCGGGTACCGGAGGCCCTGGTGGTGGCCCAGGGTGTCGACATCCAGACCGGCGACCCTCACAAGACGACCCTGACCCACGCTATGAACGTCCTGGCCAACATCTATGAGACTCTGGTCCGGCGCGACGCCGACCTCACCCTCCACCCGGGGCTGGCGGTGTCGTGGCGCGCTGTGGACCCTACCACCTGGGAGTTCCGGTTGCGCCAGGGCGTCCGGTTCCACAACGGCGAGCCGTTCAACGCCCAGGCAGTCAAGTTCTCATTCGAGCGCATGCTGGATCCTCGGACGCGCTGGCCTGGTGCGGGAGCTCTGCGGCTGGTCAAGTCCGTCACTGTAGTGGACGACTTCACCGTCCGATTCACCACCGAGCGTCCCTGGCCGCTGCTGCCGCGCTTCCTTGGCTACTACGGCATGATCGTCCCTCCGAACTACCTGGCCCAAAACGGGGATGAGGCCCTGGTGCGCCAGCCCGTGGGCACCGGGCCCTACCGGTTCGCCCGGTGGGTGCGGGACGACCGCGTCGAGCTGGAGGCCAACTCCGCGTACTGGGGCGGCCGTCCGCAAATCGGCCGGGTGATCTTCCGCGCCATCCCGTCCGAGTCGTCCCGCCTGGCCGAACTGCTGACCGGGTCGGTGCACCTCATCAACCTGGTGCCCCCCGAGCTCTTCCGCCCCCTGCAGCTGTCGGGGCGTGCCAAGCTGGTGCCCGGCAAGAGCCTGAGCGTCTTCTTCGTGATCTACAACCTGGTGAACATCCCCCGGGACAAGCCCCTGGCGGACCGCCGGGTCCGGCAGGCCCTCAACTACGCCGTGGACCGCCAGGCCATCCTGGCCAGCGTGATGCGCGGCGTGGGATCGCAGGTCGGTACGTTCTGCACCGAGGTCATGCTGGGCTGCGACACCTCCCTGGCGGGGTTCTCCTACAACCCCGACCGCGCCCGAGCGCTGTTGCGGGAGGCCGGCTACGCCGACGGCGTGGACTTTTCCATCACCACGACCAGCGGCGCCTATCCGGGCGACCGCGACATCACCCTGGCTGTGGCCGACCAGCTCGCGCGAGTGGGAGTGCGCGCCCGGGTCAACGTGACCGAGTACGGTGTGCAGCTGCGCACCGTGCAGGCCCGCCAGCTGGCCGAAGACGGCTGGTTCACGCGATTTACCGACTTCTTTGGTCTCAGCCACATCATCCCGTTCCGGGCCTTCTACTCACGCGGGGAGTGGTCGTTGTGGCGCCCCGGCAACCCACAGTTCGACCAGCTGATGGAGTCCGCCGACACCGCAACGGACGAGGCACGGATGCGGGAGGTCTCACGGCGGATCCAGGCGATGTTCGTGGAGGAGGCTCCAGCCATCTCTTTGTTCACCGCGCCCAACGTCTACGGGATGCACCGCAACCTGGAGTGGACGCCGCGCCCGGACCTGCTCCTGACCATGGTGGACGCAGCCTGGAAGTGA